A window of Punica granatum isolate Tunisia-2019 chromosome 8, ASM765513v2, whole genome shotgun sequence genomic DNA:
ACTTGGTTGGGAGGTTGAGGCACCCTAATGTGGTCCCTCTCAGGGCGTACTTTCAGGCTAAAGAGGAACGGCTTCTCGTATACGATTACTTCCCCAACGGGAGCCTCTTCACTCTCATTCACGGTAAAATCCTGcatatttgtttctttttctgcaTGTGTGTTTTTCGTAATAAATACGCTTTTACGTGATtgcttatatatacatatatttatatagacgTGGTCTCCTACCTTGGGCTCATGAACGTTCACATAAATCAAGTAAATTAAAGTGATTGTACTGCATTAGACAAGGGGAACGGGAGCTTAGACATGTCGTCTCAGTTTGCTCCTTCTAACCACTCGTGAAGCCATCTATTTTTTGGTCTGAGAAAGCCGTTGCATGCGAAAAAACTGGTAGTTCATATTTGGTCAAATTGAGTGGTCCCGGTATCTTCACTCTCTATTCAAGGCCATGACATTGCAAACGAGTCAGTGGTCCTCCACCTCTATTCTTTCTCGTTCTTTTACTAAAATTTAAGCTTACATTAATTGATATCTGTGTGGAACGCATATTTCCATCATTTGTCAATGATATCAACAGCAGATCatcctttttcctttcctgTTGGGCAATTGTATATCTTCGTATTTATGCATATTCACATTGTGGCCTGCTTCCAAATCTATCGCTATCGTCTCACGTCGGTTTAGGTGGACAAGGACAGCACATGTTtagtttcttttaatttatctaatgtttgataaAGTGCTGTATGTCTCCTGAAAAAGCGTCTCTTCCTATTTGAAAACTCCAGCCTTTTTTCATGCATAGACTGGCATCTTGTATTTGTCCccattccccccccccccccccccccaaaaaaaaaaaaaaaggtgcagtaatttacttttctcCAACGGTAAGAATGTTGCTGTAAAATATGATGCGATGTGTGCTTCAGAACTGCTTTATCCTTCGGATAATGGGAGACCATAAGCTCAGAAATCTTGTGTGAATAATTGGTTTTGGAATGATCAGAGGCTATAGGCTCTGTCAGGTTATTGGTTCTGGTGAACGGGAAAACGAATTCGTGTTCATTGTCATCTTTGAATTATCTCTTGAGATAATAAGGGCAGTTTCATGCTTGTCACTGGAAAACACAGCTTTGGAACGGCAATCGGGAATTCATTTATGTCCCGATAGCTGTCCTGTAGCATTGTATACCCATTCCTGCATCTTTTAATCTGTACAGGATCGAGGACTTCTGGCAGTGGAAAGCCACTCCACTGGACATCGTGCCTCAAGATCGCCGAGGACTTAGCGACTGGGCTCCTCTACATCCACCAGAACCACGGGCTCACCCACGGGAACTTAAAGTCCTCGAATGTACTGCTGGGGTCTGACTTTGAGTCCTGCCTCACAGACTATGGGCTCTCCTCATTCCGAGACCCTGACTCTCTTGaggagccgagtgcagcctcGCTCTTCTACCGTGCCCCAGAGTGCCGAGACATCAGGAGGCCCATGACCCAGCAGAGTGATGTGTATAGCTTTGGGGTACTACTGCTGGAGCTCCTGACAGGCAAGACCCCATTCCAGGACCTGGTCCAGAAACACGGCTCAGACATTCCCAGCTGGGTTCGGTCAGTCCGGGAAGAGGAGACTGAGTCAGGTGATGATCCTGCCTCAGGGAACGAGGCCTCTGAAGAGAAGCTCCAGACACTCCTCAACATTGCAATGGCCTGTGTCTGCATTGCCCCTGAGAACCGGCCCACAATGAGGGAGGTCCTGAAGATGATACGGGACGCAAGAGCAGAGGCCCAGGTTTCCTCCAACAGTAGTGATCATTCACCTGGAAGGTGGTCCGATACTGTTCAGAGCTTGCCCCGAGAAGAATATCTGAGCATATGAAGGGCTGGCTTCATGAACTTCCTCAAGACCcagaattgatttttttttcccctttcgcCATATTAGTTGGGACTCGATTCTTCAGCAAAGGCATCTGTAGAGTCTGTTTAGATTTgattcttcaattttcttgTTTCAGACACTTCTTGCTCTTCTCGACAGAACAGTGATTTTTCTTAACATTGTTTTGACAACTTCTACCTTACGTTCAAATTCTCGAGTCCTGAGAAACACTACCAATCTaatgtaaaagaaaattctaaCAATAGTAAATCGAACGAGACCTTAAAAACATAATTTTCCATGTTTCATGCCAGGTTAAACTGGACAAACATTCTGGTAGATCTAAAGGGACAAGGGGGGGAATGTTTAGCAGTAAATGTAGTACGAAAATGAATCACAATAGGAGTCAAGCGGCCTGTAATTGTCGGGCTCGGGAAGCGGCTCTCTCCAATGCCTTCAATCTGTTAGCTTCCATTCGAGCTTTCCACTCTTCCGACATATGGGTCGTGTTGGGCGGACCTGCGACATTGCCGGAAGACTGATGTGGCGTTGTTTCCACAGTATTCTGCTCAGGAGGCACAAGGGTCGCGTCGGGCAGACCTGCAACATTGCCAGAAGACTGATGTGGTGTTGCTTCCATGGGACTCTGGGCGGGAGGCACAACAGCAGCAACAATATCATTCGGCAAGCTTGGTGATGGATCCTGCAGAAATTTTGATTCGTGTACAGCTTATCCGGAGATGCAGCAATAGAAAGGGGGAGAGAGGCTGAACATTCACCTCGATAGCTTGCTCGAAGATCTCATTGAAAATGCCCTCTTGCATGTCATCAACAGTATGGTTCTCGAAAGGTGAATCTTTGTCGTGTTGATTCGGTTCCTCCATGTTCGTTGCTTCAGAAGGCACTGAGATACAGATTGCCAGAAAAATCATTTTGCAGTAAAAACATAGGTGAAGTATCAATTATTGGAACTACCAGGACATCTAGTAATACTCTTGGTTCAAAACTGAAAATTTGATCTCTTGGCTGGAAATTGGTGAGCTCTGTTTGCGATAGGTAGCAATTTATGTGCGTACCTTGGTCATTATTTGGAATATCATCCTCAGTTGGTGGCTCGTGCAGTTTCGTCGGATCCCCTCCATGGGCAACTCTATCTCTTAGTTCTCTTATACATCTCTGCAGGAAGCAAAGCTCATGAAACATAGATGCGCCGCTGTAACGTAATGCCATGGACACGAATACAGAACGACACTAT
This region includes:
- the LOC116187040 gene encoding TIMELESS-interacting protein isoform X1: METGGRAAPTGCYKCGRPGHWSRDCPSDPIRSPSSGNPPPASSSASTFRAPVTASNGNFEEKSASKPKKLPRSRPKLTPELLLSDDGLGYVLRHFPRNFKYRGRGHEVSDLGNLIGMYREWHSHLLPYYSFDQFVHKVEKVAATNQVKRCIRELRDRVAHGGDPTKLHEPPTEDDIPNNDQVPSEATNMEEPNQHDKDSPFENHTVDDMQEGIFNEIFEQAIEDPSPSLPNDIVAAVVPPAQSPMEATPHQSSGNVAGLPDATLVPPEQNTVETTPHQSSGNVAGPPNTTHMSEEWKARMEANRLKALERAASRARQLQAA
- the LOC116187040 gene encoding TIMELESS-interacting protein isoform X2; its protein translation is METGGRAAPTGCYKCGRPGHWSRDCPSDPIRSPSSGNPPPASSSASTFRAPVTASNGNFEEKSASKPKKLPRSRPKLTPELLLSDDGLGYVLRHFPRNFKYRGRGHEVSDLGNLIGMYREWHSHLLPYYSFDQFVHKVEKVAATNQVKRCIRELRDRVAHGGDPTKLHEPPTEDDIPNNDQATNMEEPNQHDKDSPFENHTVDDMQEGIFNEIFEQAIEDPSPSLPNDIVAAVVPPAQSPMEATPHQSSGNVAGLPDATLVPPEQNTVETTPHQSSGNVAGPPNTTHMSEEWKARMEANRLKALERAASRARQLQAA